ATATTTTCTTTTAGACAGAATACACAATCATGATGAAACAGACATGCTATTAAAACTGCATTAGTACTTTATTTGTAGTCGTTGAATGATTATACCAGCAGCAATTAATGCTTTGTGCATATAGATGCACTTGTTTTACATACATTAATTTGTATGTGATTTAGTAATTTAGtaacaattaataataattaatactgTTGACAAGAAAAGTTATTCTGTAACTTTTTTCTCATGGTAATACTAAATCAGTCTAAATAGCAGAAATATCAATTTCGGTGCGAAACTCAAGTGTGGGATCTGTCATTTTTCTCTTGTAATCTTCGTCAAAGTGTTCATTCTGATTCACAGTGAAATGGTTCTTCCAGTCACCAACTTTTCCTGCATGAAGTCACAAAAAAAATCAGCAAATTGATTTTATTTCAATTTCTGACTGCATAAGTATTTTTTCGTACGATTACCTTTTCGCATGAAGTGTGAAATTTTGAAATCCATAACTGAAATCGTGGAGTGGTTGGccattttgttatttttcatgTTATCAAATTGCACTGTGTCAATGATGCTTTTCTTGTACTCGTCTGAAGGAGACAAACCAACAAAGCTGCAGATTTTTTCTAGTTCACGTCCAGTGTCCTGCAAAAACATTGGTCATATAATAAATCCAGCTGTTGCTGTGGAAACACAAGCAATGGCAGTTGCAAAAACAACTGCAGTACCTCGATCAGATCTTCATAGAACATGTAGTGGAGCTTTGAGTAAGTCTGCTTCTTCTTCCACCAGCCGTTTACATGATCATACCAGGATCCAAACACCACTGACCACAAGCAAACAAATGCATTATAAGACTATGGAAGAGATGAATAATTGTATTTCATAATGTACCTACTCTTTCCTTGCATAAATCTCTGGAGGAAGCTGCTCCATTTTCCGGGTTCTGGTTCCGCCATGTTCATGCGGTCAAAGTGGAAATATGACACGACACTGTCTTTGGCATTACGAGCCAAATAAACAATCTAcatcaaaaaaagaaatatttgtaTCCATACATACTTTTTTATACATAGATGTTATAATTTTCATGCATGCTTAGCATTTCTCTgggaaatgtaaatttttttattaagaGCCCTATTCTCCAATGTGCTCAAATGAAAAAAGCTGCGCAATTGCACGGATTGTGGCTGTGTGGCATTCTTCCCCTTAACTTGAGTCTGTCAATGCACGCTTTTATCCAAAATGTGCATTCAATGACCGGCGTTCCCTGTCAAATCTGGCCTTCTGCGTATTCTCCCATCAAGCTATGTACTTTTGTTCTTACGAATAAGTCCAGCGCCCCTGGATATTAAACCATTATATTGCACTTGGATGCAGTGCACACCGCACATAATTATAAGACTTTCAGAGGTATTAAATCTATTCTGATCGCTTTAATTGAGACACCTGAAAACATCCATTGAGATTAGGGTAGAAGTACCATATTGTCACTTTGAACTAACAATCAAAAATCTATATGCACATCTTTCTTTCAGGAGTGCGACCACACGCTTATATCAGCCGTGTATGGTACATCCTGATATTAACGGACGTTCAATGCATCCAATTTTATCTGGACTGTGATCATGGAAGTATGTGAATATTTAATAGAAAACACACATATAATGTATCATCTATCCATTCCATTAATTTTTTTGCCAGTTAATGTCAAACTGTCAGCTGCCACTCTcgtcacacaaaa
The DNA window shown above is from Nerophis ophidion isolate RoL-2023_Sa linkage group LG06, RoL_Noph_v1.0, whole genome shotgun sequence and carries:
- the LOC133554940 gene encoding cytosolic sulfotransferase 2-like; this encodes MDSSFRAELFDFHGVSMTRYFTDNWDNVQNFQARPDDILIATYPKAGTTWVSCILDLLHFGQTSSERQTSISIYDRVPFLEMSVPSVPKGTELLDKLVTSPRLIKTHFPVQFVPKSFWEQNCRIVYLARNAKDSVVSYFHFDRMNMAEPEPGKWSSFLQRFMQGKMVFGSWYDHVNGWWKKKQTYSKLHYMFYEDLIEDTGRELEKICSFVGLSPSDEYKKSIIDTVQFDNMKNNKMANHSTISVMDFKISHFMRKGKVGDWKNHFTVNQNEHFDEDYKRKMTDPTLEFRTEIDISAI